In one Methanomassiliicoccales archaeon genomic region, the following are encoded:
- a CDS encoding acyltransferase yields MVSVMTAWGYALEKLALIDYRFRYHRYRVYHDIDESFQFRGPGISVSVYNGDLRSIRLGAGSYIGRFSVIEANNGAKVIIGKGCAIGPFVSMYTSGYVADQDFSRFPRKEESGDIEVRDNCWIGAGSFIKGGVVIGENSVIGMNSVVTKSIPPFSIAAGCPARVIKEKSKLT; encoded by the coding sequence ATGGTAAGTGTGATGACCGCTTGGGGTTATGCCCTTGAGAAGCTGGCATTGATCGATTATAGATTCCGCTATCATCGATACCGCGTTTATCACGATATTGATGAAAGCTTTCAGTTTCGAGGACCTGGGATAAGCGTCTCGGTCTACAATGGAGATCTGCGGTCCATAAGACTCGGTGCCGGTTCATATATTGGTAGGTTCTCGGTCATTGAGGCAAACAATGGGGCCAAGGTAATCATCGGAAAGGGTTGTGCAATAGGGCCATTTGTGAGCATGTATACATCTGGATATGTGGCCGATCAAGACTTTTCCAGATTCCCCCGAAAGGAAGAGAGCGGAGACATCGAGGTGAGAGACAATTGTTGGATTGGGGCGGGATCTTTCATAAAGGGAGGGGTGGTGATCGGTGAGAATTCCGTGATCGGAATGAATTCCGTAGTGACAAAGAGCATTCCACCATTCTCAATAGCCGCCGGATGTCCTGCAAGGGTGATCAAGGAGAAAAGTAAGCTGACTTAG